The following proteins are co-located in the Schistosoma mansoni, WGS project CABG00000000 data, supercontig 0261, strain Puerto Rico, whole genome shotgun sequence genome:
- a CDS encoding cdc6, putative: protein MSRVLRSSIRENKLEQVVSRKHRCKRVFSVIPSVSSGSTETPGSRLTQQRRPSPPDSCRSVTSVGYESSKLKDQSNTLDKFNTFLDDQKEIHPPVVFDSCTTQCMVDFTSNSANQFAESNALIVGRANEISRLTSLIQSYIDTKKSASLYISGAPGTGKTAVVLHVVQNFKTFGRCNAAVINCMQLTSCADIFGRISIVLEAHNGKENNSISDADSLECFLNQQPQKQTIILVLDEVDQLSTRSQKLLYRIFEWPSKLTCHIIVIGVANALDLPERLLPRLKSKVHKPTHIIFQPYSQSELAEIVQAHLSKSSNSGSCIEPLAIQLCSRKIAASTGDARTALDICRRAIDLAHQDVRMKNISDAFTPSKVVADSPIIPSIQHISRALKESQVDSLPVKSFSGDNTTNGSELPLHHKLLLASCLLLRKQKCLRELSFSLLYDTYILICKKKQIISLNESELSAVCDLLDSRGFIQLTGPRYSVKATVGTPARLRRIRLRLDDNGVQQAFMDDFLLSSVMDIKLEK from the exons ATGAGTCGTGTCTTAAGGTCTAGTATCAGGGAAAATAAGTTAGAACAAGTTGTATCTCGGAAACATCGATGCAAAAGAGTTTTCTCTGTGATCCCCTCGGTATCTTCCGGCTCAACAGAAACCCCAGGAAGTCGTCTCACTCAGCAAAGACGACCGAGTCCCCCTGATTCCTGTAGAAGCGTCACATCTGTCGGTTATGAATCTTCTAAATTAAAAGATCAAAGCAATACATTGGATAAATTCAATACTTTCCTTGATGATCAAAAAGAAATCCACCCACCTGTGGTCTTTGATTCATGTACTACACAATGTATGGTCGATTTCACATCCAACTCTGCAAATCAGTTTGCGGAATCTAATGCACTGATTGTTGGAAGAGCAAACGAAATCAGTCGTTTGACATCTTTGATTCAGTCTTACATAGATACGAAGAAAAGTGCTAGTTTATATATAAGTGGGGCTCCAGGAACTGGAAAAACAGCAGTTGTTCTACATGTTGTTCAAAATTTTAAAACGTTTGGCAGATGTAATGCTGCTGTGATTAATTGTATGCAATTAACGTCATGTGCAGATATTTTTGGACGAATATCTATCGTTTTAGAAGCTCACAATGGCAAGGAAAATAATTCTATTAGCGATGCTGATTCATTGGAATGCTTTTTGAATCAACAACCACAAAAACAGACCATTATCCTAGTTTTAGATGAAGTGGATCAGTTATCTACGCGTAGTCAGAAGCTACTCTACAG AATTTTCGAATGGCCATCAAAACTTACTTGTCACATCATTGTTATTGGGGTGGCAAATGCCTTAGATTTACCGGAACGTTTGTTGCCACGTTTGAAATCAAAAGTTCACAAACCCACTCATATTATATTTCAACCATATTCACAATCTGAGCTTGCTGAAATTGTTCAAGCTCATTTATCCAAATCATCAAATAGTGGGTCATGTATAGAACCTCTGGCTATACAACTATGTTCTAGAAAA ATTGCTGCTTCTACAGGGGATGCACGTACCGCGCTAGATATATGTCGGAGGGCGATTGATTTAGCCCATCAAGATGTTCGAATGAAAAACATATCTGACGCATTTACTCCTTCAAAGGTGGTGGCTGATTCTCCCATAATACCTTCCATCCAGCACATAAGTAGGGCTTTAAAGGAATCTCAG GTTGATTCTCTTCCTGTTAAATCGTTTAGTGGCGATAATACTACTAATGGCTCTGAGCTGCCATTACACCATAAGCTTCTACTGGCTAGCTGTCTTTTGTTAAGAAAACAGAAATGTCTGCGTGAATTATCGTTTAGCCTACTTTATGACACGTACATTCTTATATGtaagaaaaaacaaattatAAGTTTAAATGAATCTGAACTCTCTGCTGTGTGCGATCTGCTTGATTCTCGTGGATTTATTCAACTTACTGGTCCGCGTTATTCAGTTAAAGCTACAGTGGGTACACCAGCACGTTTAAGACGTATCCGATTACGTTTAGATGATAATGGTGTCCAACAAGCTTTCATGGACGATTTCCTGCTGTCATCAGTAATGGATATAAAATTAGAAAAGTAA